From Fundulus heteroclitus isolate FHET01 chromosome 14, MU-UCD_Fhet_4.1, whole genome shotgun sequence, the proteins below share one genomic window:
- the LOC105937287 gene encoding leucine rich adaptor protein 1-like translates to MDEERSGSPDLTDIETKLGRKVPDGLVRSLAGGKCGDRREHDKSAAPHFCANSADLKRLQSKMRFLRQEMANLRAIDVKLMQQLLAINEGIESIRWVMEDKGDASSQDGSLSGSLYSLSDSQEGSSPRGSLGSLHDGNSDGLDSLSVGSYLDTLAEDLPGDSSPTGLSHLMDKTAISGDSFTKSPLKLRVESDEYYCFR, encoded by the exons ATGGACGAGGAGCGCAGCGGCTCTCCGGACCTGACGGACATAGAGACGAAGTTGGGTCGGAAAGTTCCGGACGGTCTCGTGCGGTCGCTCGCGGGGGGGAAATGCGGCGACAGGCGCGAGCACGACAAGTCGGCTGCGCCTCATTTCTGCGCAAACTCCGCGGACCTGAAGAGACTGCAGAGTAAAATGCGCTTCTTGAGGCAGGAGATG GCGAACCTGCGGGCCATCGACGTGAAGCTCATGCAGCAGCTCCTGGCGATCAACGAGGGCATCGAGTCCATCCGCTGGGTGATGGAGGACAAGGGGGACGCGAGCAGCCAGGACGGCAGCCTGTCAGGCAGCTTGTACAGCCTGTCGGACAGCCAGGAAGGCTCCTCCCCGCGGGGCAGCCTCGGCAGCCTGCACGACGGGAACAGCGACGGGCTGGACAGCCTCTCCGTGGGCAGCTACCTGGACACGCTGGCAGAGGACCTACCCGGGGACTCCTCGCCCACGGGCCTCAGTCACTTGATGGACAAAACCGCAATCTCTGGCGACTCTTTCACCAAGTCGCCTCTGAAACTCAGGGTGGAGTCGGACGAGTACTACTGCTTTAGATAA
- the LOC105937286 gene encoding 5,6-dihydroxyindole-2-carboxylic acid oxidase, which yields MFWRTWPRCLSVLVCAAVVSAQFPRECVTPEGLRSGQCCPAPAGFPGDPCGASAGRGQCVAVSADARPHGPQYPHDGRDDRERWPVRFFNRTCRCSGNFSGYNCGRCRHGWTGASCDQRVSVVRRNVMQLSADEKRAFVGALHQAKRTPHPDLVIATRHYSDIFGPGGNASQFENVTIYNYFVWSHYYSVSKTFLGAGQASFGGVDFSHEGPGFLTWHRYHLLQLERDMQDMLQDPTFALPYWNFAIGGSTCDICTDDLMGARSNFDMNSLSNNSVFAQWRVVCESVEDYDTLGTICNSTETSPIRRNPAGNVNRPMVQRLPEPQDVADCLRVSTFDTPPFYSTSSESFRNTVEGYSAPQGNYDPIVRSLHNLAHLFLNGTGGQTHLSPNDPIFVLLHTFTDAIFDEWLRRHGSDLAVYPEENAPIGHNRGYNMVPFWPPVTNAEMFVTAPENLGYSYEAEWPGTAFTMTEIITIAIVAALVVVALIFAATTCAVRARSHKMEHQPLLGEQYQRYDDDKGQSVV from the exons ATGTTTTGGAGAACGTGGCCCCGCTGTCTTTCTGTGCTGGTGTGCGCGGCGGTGGTGAGCGCCCAGTTCCCCAGAGAGTGCGTGACCCCGGAGGGACTCAGGAGCGGACAGTGTTGCCCGGCGCCGGCCGGATTCCCCGGGGACCCGTGCGGTGCCAGCGCGGGGCGCGGCCAGTGCGTGGCCGTCTCGGCGGACGCGCGGCCGCACGGGCCGCAGTATCCCCACGACGGCCGGGACGATCGGGAGCGGTGGCCCGTCCGCTTCTTCAACCGCACCTGCCGGTGCAGCGGCAACTTCAGCGGGTATAACTGCGGCCGCTGCAGACACGGGTGGACCGGGGCCAGCTGCGATCAAAGGGTTTCTGTTG TGAGGAGAAACGTGATGCAGCTCAGTGCTGACGAGAAGCGGGCCTTCGTGGGCGCGCTGCACCAAGCCAAGCGGACGCCGCACCCCGACCTGGTGATCGCCACGCGCCACTACTCGGACATCTTCGGCCCTGGGGGGAACGCTTCGCAGTTTGAAAACGTCACGATCTACAACTACTTTGTCTGGTCCCATTACTACTCTGTCAGCAAGACCTTCCTGGGCGCCGGGCAGGCCAGCTTCGGCGGCGTGGACTTCTCCCACGAAGGTCCCGGCTTCCTCACCTGGCACAGGTAccatctgctgcagctggagcgagacatgcag gacatgCTGCAGGATCCCACCTTCGCCCTGCCCTACTGGAACTTTGCCATCGGTGGGAGCACGTGTGACATCTGCACGGATGACCTGATGGGAGCCAGGAGCAACTTCGACATGAATTCCCTGAGCAACAACTCCGTCTTCGCACAGTGGAGGGTCGTCTGCGAGAGCGTAGAGGACTACGACACGCTTGGGACCATCTGCAACA GCACAGAGACGTCTCCCATCAGGAGAAACCCGGCTGGGAACGTCAACAGGCCCATGGTTCAGCGTCTCCCGGAGCCCCAGGATGTGGCCGACTGCCTACGAGTCAGCACCTTCGACACGCCGCCCTTCTACTCCACCTCCTCCGAGAGCTTCAGGAACACGGTGGAAG GCTACAGCGCCCCCCAGGGGAACTACGACCCCATAGTGAGGAGCCTCCACAACCTGGCTCACCTGTTCCTGAATGGAACGGGAGGACAGACGCACCTGTCGCCCAACGACCCCATCTTCGTCCTGCTGCACACCTTCACTGACGCCATATTCGACGAGTGGCTCAGGAGACACGGCTcag ATCTGGCGGTCTACCCGGAGGAAAACGCCCCCATCGGTCACAACAGGGGATACAACATGGTGCCCTTCTGGCCCCCCGTGACGAACGCTGAGATGTTCGTGACCGCCCCTGAAAATCTGGGTTACTCTTACGAAGCCGAGTGGCCGG GCACTGCTTTCACCATGACCGAAATAATAACCATAGCCATAGTTGCCGCCCTGGTGGTGGTGGCGCTCATCTTCGCAGCCACCACGTGCGCTGTGCGCGCCCGCTCCCACAAGATGGAGCACCAGCCTCTGCTCGGGGAGCAGTACCAGCGCTACGACGACGACAAAGGTCAATCTGTCGTCTGA